CGGTTGGCCTGAACGATTATAACTACAGCATGGCTACGCGCAGTTATGAAAAGCCGTTCCTGACGCCAACCTACACGCTTGCCATTTTTACCAACTTCTAAAACTGCAAACAAGTGAAACACTATAAATATATATCGATCCAGTTATTGTTGTTTTGTCTGGTTTTTGCCGGATGTGATAAATATCTGGATATAACGCCGAAAGGGAAAAGACTGCTCAGCACTACCGCAGATTATGATCTGTGGTTGAATGATGAATCGGTTGTATTCGGTCTTTCGCCGGTAAACAACCTGTCGAATTTTTTGGCTGATAATGTAGATATGGTAAATATCGCCCTTCCTCCCGTTCAGGCGCATGAGCTGATCTATACCTGGGCTTCGCAATTTTCCACTGATCTGAATGCATCTCCTGCATTTTGGGGAGAGCATTATTCAAGGATCAATCATTTCAACACAGTACTGGTTGGAATAGATGATGCTATCGGTGGAACGCTTGTTCAAAAGAAAGGACTGAAGGCGGAAGCCTTACTGGGAAGAGCGCTGGAGTATTTTCACCTGGTGAATGAATATGGAAAGCCTTATGATTCCACCACAGCCAGCCAGGACCTTGCAGTACCTTTCGTGACCTCCAACGATGTTACACAAATAGTACCTGCAAGAAGCTCCGTTGCGGAAATACACAAGCATATCATCGATGACCTGAATGCGGCCATTCCCGATCTGTCTGCCGATAACAGCGCCAATCGCTTCAGGGGCTCAAAGGCAAGCGCATACAGCATTTTGGCGAGAGTGTATTTTTATGCCAGGAATTATACGGATGCCCTGAAGAATGCAGAGCTGGCGCTAGAGCATACCAAAGCTGCAATGATAGATTTCAATGGAACGATCCCTGCATCCAATCTGATCAGTGTTCACCCTGATGTGATCTATGGAAGAATGGTGATAGGCAGCAGCATACCTTCGCTGGACTTTATGCGTTCTTTTGCCGGCAATGATCTTCGTGTAAGAAAACTATATTACAGCCTGGATGGCTACACCTTTACACAAAGAGGCGCCACGCAATTCTTCCCTGCATACGTTACTCCTTCATTTACTTATGCCAATACAGGCACTTCAGTACAGGAAATGAAACTGATCATTGCTGAATGTGCCGCACGAAGCAATGACCTGACCACCGCGCTGCAACAACTGGATGAAGTCCGAAAGAACAGGTTTGCAGCTGCCAGCTATGTTCCCTTTCAATCGAACAACCAGGCAGAAATACTGGACGAAGTGTTGACAGAAAGAAGCCATGAGCTTCCCTTCACCGGCCTGCGCTGGCTGGATATGCGCCGCCTTGACAAGGAGAACAGGATAGGAACAGTGCACAGGTACGATGCGCAGGGCAATATCATTGCTACGCTGGAGCCGCACAGCGACAGGTATACGCTGCAGATACCCGTACAGGTATTGACTTATAACCCGGGCATGAAACAGAACCCTTAACACAAACCGACAACAATGCGTAACATTCATATATTCCTTATTTTCACTTTTGTAGTTTGGCTTACAGCCTGCAGCAAAAACAATTCGCCCGCTCACTTGCCTGAAGGCTCTGTGATCTTCCAACAGGCTGCCGGGAAGGATACCATAGAAATGCCTCTTTCGATATTGAAGGATTCTGCCATAGTGGTAGAGTTGAGAGCAATGCTGGCTAACACAGGTTCCGGATCTGATCACTGGGTAAACTTTGCAGTGGACAGCACAAAGATCACAGACTACCGGTCAAGGTTCGGCGAGGGTTCATTGATGCCAACCACCTCTTATTTATTCTATAAGCCAACAGTTCGCATATCCGCAGGCGAAACCCTTTCTGAAATTGCACAGATCAATTTCGGACTGCAAACGAAACTGAAAGAATATACCACCTATGTTGTACCAGTGGTAATTCAATCTGTGGATGGAAAAGTGGAAGGCGTTGCCACCGAACGTGTAGTGTATCTCGTGTTCAAAACTGGAAAACCATTGTTCATCAATAAGGATAGCTGGACCATCGCAGGTGTGTCTTCCGTGTATGCAACATTGGCTGCTGCCAATATCCTGGATAATAATAATCTCTCTACTTACTGGGCCAGCAATATCACCGAATCCATGCCTCAGTGGATCGCGATCAACTTCAACAGAACCATAACTTTCACTGCCGTGAACTATTATATCCCAACGGCTTTGAATTATCCAACACAGGGTGGTTATCCTACTTCCATTCAGATAGAGACGAGTATGGATGGTGCCAGCTGGACTAGCAACGGGATTTTTGCCGGCGCTATCACCAGCAATATGCAAACACTGGAAACGGGTGAAATAACAGCCAGGTACCTGCGCTTTACTTCGCTTGCCTCCGTGAAGTATATTTCGGCATACGATGCCATTTTCATCAGCGGTATTTCGCTGGTGCCTTAACGTGAAAGTTTATTTATTCAAGAACATAACAAAG
This portion of the Pseudobacter ginsenosidimutans genome encodes:
- a CDS encoding RagB/SusD family nutrient uptake outer membrane protein yields the protein MKHYKYISIQLLLFCLVFAGCDKYLDITPKGKRLLSTTADYDLWLNDESVVFGLSPVNNLSNFLADNVDMVNIALPPVQAHELIYTWASQFSTDLNASPAFWGEHYSRINHFNTVLVGIDDAIGGTLVQKKGLKAEALLGRALEYFHLVNEYGKPYDSTTASQDLAVPFVTSNDVTQIVPARSSVAEIHKHIIDDLNAAIPDLSADNSANRFRGSKASAYSILARVYFYARNYTDALKNAELALEHTKAAMIDFNGTIPASNLISVHPDVIYGRMVIGSSIPSLDFMRSFAGNDLRVRKLYYSLDGYTFTQRGATQFFPAYVTPSFTYANTGTSVQEMKLIIAECAARSNDLTTALQQLDEVRKNRFAAASYVPFQSNNQAEILDEVLTERSHELPFTGLRWLDMRRLDKENRIGTVHRYDAQGNIIATLEPHSDRYTLQIPVQVLTYNPGMKQNP
- a CDS encoding discoidin domain-containing protein: MRNIHIFLIFTFVVWLTACSKNNSPAHLPEGSVIFQQAAGKDTIEMPLSILKDSAIVVELRAMLANTGSGSDHWVNFAVDSTKITDYRSRFGEGSLMPTTSYLFYKPTVRISAGETLSEIAQINFGLQTKLKEYTTYVVPVVIQSVDGKVEGVATERVVYLVFKTGKPLFINKDSWTIAGVSSVYATLAAANILDNNNLSTYWASNITESMPQWIAINFNRTITFTAVNYYIPTALNYPTQGGYPTSIQIETSMDGASWTSNGIFAGAITSNMQTLETGEITARYLRFTSLASVKYISAYDAIFISGISLVP